The window CAGATAGTGCATGGAAAGCCCCGAATCCACTATGTCCTCGATGAGCAGGATGTTGCGCCCCGCGACGCTCTTCGCGAGGTCGAGGAGGATCTGCACATCGCCCGTCGAACTCGTACCGCCGCCGTAGCTCGAAAGCTGCATGAAATCGAGCGTCACGGGCAGATCGATGGCGCGCACGAGGTCGGCGTAGAAGAGCACGGCGCCCTTCAGAATGCCGACGGCGTAGATCTCCTCGCCTGCATAATCGCGCGTGATCTCGCGCCCGAGCCGCTCCACCATCTCGGCGAGCTGCGCCTCATCGAAAAGAATCTTCTCCAAGTCGTTGTGCATGATCGTATGCTCCTTCTTCAAAAATGGCACGAAGCCGTACCATCGATTCATCTTCCTTCACCAGTGCGGACGAAAAACGCCGCACGCCTACCGCCCAGACGACCTCCCCGTCGCAGACAACGAGCGGCACGCGATCGCGCGCGGTGCGCGGCACATGCTCATCGATGAAGAAATCCTTGAGCTTCTTTTTGCCGCAAGGAAGGCGCACGCGGTCGCCCGCGCGGCGCGTGCGCACGACAGCTGCGGCAAGAACGCGAGACGGCAAATAGACTTCCGTGCGCCCGTCCGTCTGGGTGCGCTCACGGACAAAATCCGTGACGAGCGCGACGCCGAGCGCGGGCAGACGCGTCACGCCAGGCGCTCGAAGCGGCACGCCTCTCAAAAGTTCGCTCTCCGCCATGCCGTCCGCCGTCCTGCGCGTGGAAGCCGACCTGCCTCCTGCACCGCCTT of the Selenomonas sputigena genome contains:
- the hpt gene encoding hypoxanthine phosphoribosyltransferase, with translation MHNDLEKILFDEAQLAEMVERLGREITRDYAGEEIYAVGILKGAVLFYADLVRAIDLPVTLDFMQLSSYGGGTSSTGDVQILLDLAKSVAGRNILLIEDIVDSGLSMHYLMENFRHRKAKSVKLCSLLSKPSRRKVDVKVDYCGAEVPDAFLVGYGLDYDQKYRNLPYLGILKPEIYSK